Proteins encoded within one genomic window of Polaribacter sp. NJDZ03:
- a CDS encoding T9SS type A sorting domain-containing protein, which produces MKKITLLLLFMSSLAFSQRVEPTFSWANKADYQVNGEEAVTFSPGQEINFSITHTLGATNGVDDTQSFVLFGVQDEAVANLDHIDGVWANKSIGDPDPSYFVYAMTGTYTIPADATLSSANADLTYRVLSYLAYTPDGGTVIYGGDGASDTPLVYIRSAAEITALSTTDFTKETALIMYPNPVKNTIFLKGQNLPETYKITNTLGKIVKQGNFEGSIDASALSTGMYFLVYDNKTYTKFLKK; this is translated from the coding sequence ATGAAAAAAATTACTTTATTATTACTTTTTATGAGTTCGCTAGCATTTTCTCAAAGAGTAGAACCTACCTTTAGTTGGGCAAACAAAGCAGATTATCAAGTTAACGGAGAAGAAGCAGTAACGTTTTCGCCTGGACAAGAAATTAATTTTTCTATAACGCATACGCTTGGGGCCACAAATGGCGTTGATGATACACAAAGTTTTGTCCTTTTTGGAGTTCAAGATGAAGCTGTAGCTAATTTAGATCATATAGATGGTGTATGGGCTAATAAAAGTATAGGTGATCCAGATCCTTCTTATTTTGTATACGCTATGACAGGTACTTATACAATTCCTGCAGATGCAACGTTAAGTTCTGCTAATGCAGATTTAACTTACAGAGTATTGTCTTATTTAGCATATACACCAGATGGAGGTACTGTTATTTATGGAGGTGATGGCGCAAGTGATACTCCATTAGTTTATATAAGGAGTGCCGCAGAAATAACAGCTTTGTCTACAACAGATTTTACAAAAGAAACAGCTTTAATAATGTATCCTAATCCTGTAAAAAACACAATATTTTTAAAAGGACAAAATTTGCCTGAAACATATAAAATTACAAATACTCTTGGAAAAATTGTTAAACAAGGAAATTTTGAAGGAAGTATTGATGCTTCAGCTTTAAGTACAGGAATGTACTTTTTAGTTTATGATAATAAAACTTACACAAAGTTCTTGAAAAAATAA
- a CDS encoding Ig-like domain-containing protein, with translation MKKLLLIIIIAFTSSLIAQTSISDFETDDINNPKPDCDAAAEWLTDPNVPLISLVVNPKNTGINTTMNSVKYTETASSNKNNSLQLAFNGNTTKTGFALSANKFFKFMVYSQNQTDFDITLHLGNGNVNHFEITKSFSTTLNTWTEVEFDFSGNDTDAVINNAGGWISNIRIHFNEGTVGADDVYFVDEIAMTPTSTVTPVVADILTVPATLQTLTPITTNYIVSGSLYKRLDVQLTSATSYANFSLYADGKIIADNIDVSGSGTFSLNSIVKFSVTGATELKLAATGSDLIIDSFSLTDVSNVVIPEYSDETAAAGIIDEPSLKYAGPTIADMDNDGDYDLILNNHNDSPSKLYWNDGDGTFTKNATDLSLWTLMDLHGSAAADYDNDGDLDLLITLGGGNGSAPTPPVFYKNNNGTLERSDAAVGITKGARGRSPRWADLDSDGDLDLVLINAEGINGDNGEQHIFYRNKGDGTFETINVAGVEDANGERILLTDLDNDHIDDIVIFSPLSIWKGNGDFTFTDVSTAWLPADLVGSYSITSMTDIDIDNDGDLDLYLAKGQGYFGIADNNATDFLPQIKRLDMRVSGSQGTLPFEVKADNSITLSGFEFVTRNAYADGYPVFLGSAKQENTIADKTTTLEITQAAADGWPTARTENGFYIGHTGNGVWKMEFVRNADIFWSIHARIDDVTEFTPTGWIPNNRNYQDVLLMNNNQTYTNVSDAWNIPKGGNHWGVTKGDFNNDSFEDLYVYRFGYLTNRVSDYMLLNTGQGKFEITTSHTANNRGASSHGDMGQAFDYNQDGKLDILNGDDEYGLWHMYKNNMSNSNNYVTVNVGYAPNSNVDPLGAEITVTTDNKVFKRRVGSAGEAHSQSLLNIAHFGLGQENHIVKVEVRWRDGEMLTILDEGVNKIIDTNTVDPTDITITPNPLEVRVGEDEGLSLAFLPVNASQDVTWSSSDETIATVDNEGNVTGVLEGTVTITATSIPANTISGSATINVVAWYGINIASITITPETADIVGGQKITLTSEITPANADDLTITWSSSNDVIATVNSNGQVTGVASGTVTITATTTDGAKTDTSIITVTESVTASLTFDDASKYTTTAFSTGGDLVITTNYHAGSGHKVIAKEYGGIKYWLRHLNAGWVPQNDYLVVDASALDTESGTSTATISLENAIPTADLPSGDFYWLWITFYSSDGDKHITLQALNINIVEGSLNVIDINKNGLLLYPNPANTHLFVNPDLSNTFFKIIDIQGREVLKLKSDNSGRIDINNLAPGIYYLKNNNKTGKFIKK, from the coding sequence ATGAAAAAATTACTACTTATAATTATTATTGCATTTACATCAAGTCTAATCGCACAAACATCAATTTCAGATTTTGAAACTGATGATATTAATAATCCTAAACCAGATTGTGACGCTGCAGCAGAATGGCTTACAGACCCAAACGTACCTTTAATTTCTTTAGTCGTTAATCCTAAAAACACTGGCATTAATACAACAATGAACTCTGTTAAGTATACAGAAACTGCTAGTTCAAATAAAAACAACTCATTACAGCTTGCTTTTAATGGAAATACCACAAAAACAGGGTTTGCTTTATCTGCAAATAAGTTTTTTAAATTCATGGTATATTCTCAAAATCAAACAGATTTTGATATCACTTTACATTTAGGAAATGGAAATGTAAATCATTTTGAAATTACTAAAAGTTTTTCAACAACATTAAATACTTGGACAGAAGTAGAGTTTGATTTCTCTGGTAATGATACAGACGCAGTAATAAATAATGCTGGAGGATGGATATCTAATATAAGAATTCATTTTAACGAAGGTACAGTTGGTGCTGACGATGTTTATTTTGTAGATGAAATAGCAATGACTCCAACATCAACAGTAACTCCTGTTGTTGCAGATATTTTAACAGTTCCTGCAACTTTGCAAACATTAACTCCTATCACAACAAATTATATAGTTTCTGGTAGCTTATATAAAAGATTAGACGTTCAATTAACCTCAGCTACTAGTTATGCAAATTTCTCTTTATATGCAGATGGTAAAATTATTGCTGATAATATAGATGTTTCAGGATCTGGCACTTTTTCTTTAAATAGTATTGTAAAATTTTCTGTAACAGGTGCAACAGAATTAAAGTTAGCAGCTACAGGAAGTGATTTAATAATAGATAGTTTTAGTTTAACAGATGTTTCTAATGTAGTAATTCCTGAATATTCAGATGAAACTGCTGCTGCAGGAATTATAGATGAACCAAGTTTAAAATACGCAGGTCCAACAATTGCAGATATGGATAATGATGGTGATTATGATTTAATCTTAAATAACCATAATGATTCACCAAGTAAATTGTATTGGAATGATGGTGACGGAACATTTACAAAAAACGCTACAGATTTATCTCTTTGGACATTAATGGATTTACATGGTTCTGCAGCTGCAGACTACGATAATGATGGAGACTTAGACTTACTGATCACCTTAGGTGGTGGAAATGGATCCGCTCCTACCCCTCCTGTGTTCTACAAAAACAATAATGGTACTTTAGAAAGAAGTGATGCAGCTGTAGGAATTACAAAAGGAGCAAGAGGTCGTTCTCCTAGATGGGCAGATTTAGATTCTGATGGAGACTTAGATTTAGTACTTATAAATGCTGAAGGAATAAATGGGGATAATGGGGAACAACACATTTTCTATAGAAACAAAGGCGATGGAACTTTTGAAACTATAAACGTTGCAGGTGTTGAAGATGCAAATGGAGAAAGAATTTTATTGACAGATTTAGATAATGATCATATAGATGATATTGTAATTTTCTCTCCACTATCAATTTGGAAAGGAAATGGAGATTTCACATTCACGGATGTTTCTACAGCATGGTTACCAGCCGATTTAGTTGGTAGTTATTCTATTACATCTATGACAGATATTGACATAGATAATGATGGAGATTTAGATTTATATTTAGCGAAAGGGCAAGGCTATTTTGGAATTGCAGATAATAATGCTACCGACTTTTTACCACAAATAAAAAGGTTAGATATGAGAGTATCTGGTAGCCAAGGAACTTTACCTTTTGAAGTAAAAGCAGACAACTCAATTACACTTTCTGGTTTCGAATTTGTAACGAGAAATGCTTATGCGGACGGTTATCCTGTGTTTCTAGGAAGCGCAAAGCAAGAAAACACCATAGCGGATAAAACAACTACTTTAGAAATAACACAAGCTGCTGCAGATGGTTGGCCAACTGCAAGAACGGAAAACGGTTTCTACATTGGTCATACAGGAAATGGTGTTTGGAAAATGGAATTTGTTCGTAATGCAGATATATTTTGGTCTATTCATGCTAGAATTGATGATGTAACAGAATTTACACCAACTGGTTGGATACCAAACAACAGAAACTACCAAGATGTACTATTAATGAATAACAATCAGACTTATACCAATGTTTCTGATGCTTGGAATATCCCTAAGGGAGGAAATCATTGGGGTGTAACTAAAGGAGATTTTAATAATGATAGTTTTGAAGACTTATATGTGTATCGGTTTGGGTATTTAACAAATAGAGTTTCAGATTACATGTTACTAAATACAGGACAAGGTAAATTTGAAATTACAACTTCTCATACTGCAAATAACAGAGGTGCTTCTAGTCATGGAGATATGGGGCAAGCTTTTGATTATAATCAAGATGGAAAGTTAGACATTCTAAATGGTGATGATGAATATGGTCTTTGGCATATGTATAAAAATAATATGTCTAATAGCAACAATTATGTAACTGTAAATGTTGGTTATGCTCCAAATTCTAATGTAGATCCATTAGGTGCAGAAATTACGGTAACAACAGATAACAAAGTTTTTAAAAGAAGAGTTGGTTCTGCTGGTGAAGCACATTCACAAAGTTTATTAAACATTGCGCATTTTGGCTTAGGACAAGAAAATCATATTGTTAAAGTAGAAGTAAGATGGAGAGATGGTGAAATGTTAACCATTCTTGATGAAGGCGTTAATAAAATAATAGATACTAATACTGTAGATCCAACAGATATTACAATAACACCTAACCCATTAGAAGTAAGAGTTGGTGAAGATGAAGGTTTATCATTAGCTTTCTTACCAGTAAATGCAAGTCAAGATGTTACTTGGTCTTCTAGTGATGAAACAATTGCAACTGTAGATAATGAAGGTAATGTAACAGGAGTACTGGAAGGTACAGTTACAATTACGGCAACTTCTATTCCTGCAAATACCATTTCTGGTTCTGCTACTATAAATGTAGTTGCTTGGTATGGAATTAATATTGCATCTATAACAATAACTCCAGAAACTGCGGATATAGTTGGTGGACAAAAAATAACACTTACATCAGAAATTACTCCAGCAAATGCAGACGATTTAACAATAACTTGGTCTAGTTCTAACGATGTTATTGCAACTGTTAATTCAAACGGACAGGTTACCGGTGTTGCAAGTGGTACTGTTACAATAACAGCAACTACAACAGATGGAGCCAAAACCGATACATCAATAATTACAGTTACAGAAAGCGTAACTGCTTCTTTAACTTTTGATGATGCATCCAAATACACAACAACTGCATTTAGTACTGGAGGTGATTTAGTGATAACCACAAATTACCATGCAGGCTCTGGCCATAAAGTTATTGCTAAAGAATATGGTGGAATTAAATATTGGTTAAGACACCTAAATGCTGGTTGGGTTCCTCAAAATGATTATTTAGTAGTAGATGCTTCTGCATTAGATACTGAATCAGGAACCTCTACAGCAACTATTTCTTTAGAAAACGCAATACCAACTGCAGATTTACCAAGTGGAGATTTCTATTGGTTATGGATAACTTTTTACTCAAGTGATGGAGACAAACATATAACCCTGCAAGCACTTAATATAAATATTGTAGAAGGCTCTTTAAATGTTATTGATATTAACAAAAATGGCTTGCTTTTATATCCAAACCCTGCAAACACCCATTTATTTGTGAATCCTGATTTAAGTAATACTTTTTTTAAAATAATTGATATTCAAGGAAGAGAAGTTTTAAAATTAAAATCAGACAATTCTGGTAGAATTGATATTAATAATCTTGCTCCTGGAATCTACTACTTAAAAAACAATAACAAAACAGGAAAATTTATAAAAAAATAA
- a CDS encoding tetratricopeptide repeat protein, whose protein sequence is MNLKPLFLLLISIVVLLKPIDFYAQEESKIAKKIYNKAFSLKNSNPDSSVVLFEKSYSLYLQSKDTLNAIQALFQEGFVFETSAKYAKSYDVLWKALLLMDNIENNGVKSVIYHRLGRVYSYYKREDKAIEFLTKALGLQKKMLDSRGLKNKARLVSYYYSIAATYRELNKPDLAKKYLDSSYLYYRAKESLTPKSYLDFEKAILLTKEHKEKEALKIMEDIYPWFNTNTPSYMVLVYKYWGDAYKGLGDVDKSEKYYLKALKVSEEYKSHIDFTPLVYEKLSDVFLLKNNYQKAFKNLKKAKELDRIFFDSRSKENQSLLEIKDDYRLEKERQEKIIKEQYLKHLEQEDQIIKLQRIILIGSLIFLLVLGFFFFKHLRAKHHAEKELIRKTKELEIEKTKELLSLKNKELATSALQLIEKDEFLKELKTRVREGGDKVKIHEINKVLRSVSVNNNKNWDDFKMRFIDVNKEFYDVIFAKFPKLSQGDQKICALIKLNFSSKDMARLLGISVESVHTVRHRIRKKMSLERNVNLEEYINSL, encoded by the coding sequence ATGAATTTAAAACCTCTTTTTCTTCTATTAATTAGTATTGTTGTTTTATTAAAACCTATTGATTTTTATGCGCAAGAGGAATCAAAAATAGCTAAGAAAATATATAATAAAGCATTTAGTTTAAAGAATTCTAATCCAGATAGTTCTGTTGTTTTGTTCGAGAAAAGTTACTCGCTTTATTTACAATCTAAAGATACCTTAAATGCTATACAAGCATTATTTCAAGAAGGTTTTGTTTTTGAAACGAGTGCTAAATATGCCAAGTCATATGATGTACTTTGGAAAGCATTATTGTTAATGGATAATATTGAAAATAATGGAGTAAAATCTGTTATTTATCATCGGTTAGGAAGGGTTTATAGTTATTATAAAAGAGAAGATAAAGCAATTGAGTTTTTAACAAAGGCATTAGGGTTACAGAAAAAAATGTTAGATTCTCGTGGTCTTAAAAACAAAGCAAGGTTAGTTTCATATTATTATTCTATTGCAGCTACCTACAGAGAGTTGAATAAGCCAGATTTAGCAAAAAAATATTTAGACTCAAGTTATCTCTATTATAGAGCAAAAGAATCTTTGACACCAAAATCTTATTTAGATTTTGAAAAAGCAATTCTGCTTACTAAAGAGCACAAAGAAAAAGAAGCTCTTAAGATAATGGAAGACATCTACCCTTGGTTTAATACGAATACACCATCTTATATGGTGCTTGTTTACAAGTATTGGGGAGATGCTTATAAGGGTTTAGGTGACGTTGATAAGAGCGAAAAATACTATTTAAAAGCATTAAAGGTTTCAGAAGAATATAAAAGTCATATAGATTTTACACCTTTAGTATATGAGAAATTATCCGACGTATTTTTATTAAAAAATAATTATCAAAAAGCTTTTAAAAACTTAAAAAAAGCTAAAGAGCTAGATCGTATTTTTTTTGATAGTAGAAGTAAGGAAAATCAGTCTTTATTAGAAATAAAAGATGATTACAGGTTAGAGAAAGAAAGACAAGAAAAAATAATTAAAGAACAGTATCTTAAGCATTTAGAGCAAGAGGATCAAATCATTAAGCTGCAAAGAATTATTCTTATCGGTTCTTTAATATTCTTACTTGTATTAGGTTTCTTCTTTTTTAAACATTTAAGAGCAAAACATCATGCAGAAAAAGAATTAATAAGAAAAACAAAAGAATTAGAAATAGAAAAAACCAAAGAACTATTGTCTCTAAAAAACAAAGAACTAGCTACTTCTGCATTACAATTGATAGAGAAAGATGAGTTCTTAAAAGAATTGAAAACAAGAGTTAGAGAAGGTGGCGATAAAGTAAAAATTCATGAAATAAATAAAGTTTTAAGGTCTGTCTCTGTCAATAATAATAAAAACTGGGATGATTTTAAGATGCGTTTTATAGATGTAAATAAAGAATTCTATGATGTTATTTTTGCTAAATTCCCTAAATTAAGTCAAGGAGATCAAAAAATTTGCGCTTTAATTAAATTAAACTTTTCTAGTAAAGATATGGCAAGATTACTTGGTATTTCTGTAGAATCAGTGCATACAGTAAGACATAGAATACGTAAAAAAATGAGCCTAGAAAGAAATGTTAATTTAGAAGAATACATTAATTCTCTATAG
- a CDS encoding gluconate 5-dehydrogenase — protein sequence MKELFNLSGKVALVTGGTHGIGMACGKALAKAGAKLCVNDIDDEKLESCKAEYAKEGIDVFTINFNVCSEEGVDKGISQIEAEVGPIDILVNNAGIIKRIPILDMPISDFEQVLNVDLVAPLIMAKRVAPGMIERREGKIINMCSMMSVYGRQNVSAYAAAKGGLKLLTANMCCEWAKYGVQINGIGPGYIATAQTEPIRIDGHPFNDLVMTRTPANRWGEPEDVGNASLFLASKAADFVNGQVLYVDGGILANFGYVKGENEI from the coding sequence ATGAAAGAATTATTTAATTTATCAGGTAAAGTCGCTCTTGTAACGGGAGGAACTCACGGAATTGGAATGGCTTGTGGGAAAGCTTTGGCTAAAGCAGGTGCTAAACTGTGTGTTAACGATATTGATGATGAAAAACTAGAATCTTGTAAAGCAGAATACGCTAAAGAAGGTATTGATGTTTTTACAATTAACTTCAATGTTTGTAGTGAAGAAGGTGTAGATAAAGGAATTAGTCAAATTGAAGCAGAAGTAGGTCCTATAGATATTCTTGTTAATAATGCAGGGATTATCAAGCGTATTCCAATTTTAGATATGCCAATTTCTGATTTTGAGCAAGTACTTAATGTAGATTTAGTTGCGCCTTTAATTATGGCGAAGCGTGTTGCTCCAGGAATGATTGAGCGTAGAGAAGGTAAAATTATAAACATGTGTTCTATGATGAGCGTTTATGGTCGTCAAAATGTATCAGCATATGCAGCAGCAAAAGGTGGTTTAAAATTATTGACTGCTAATATGTGTTGTGAATGGGCAAAATATGGCGTTCAAATAAACGGAATTGGGCCTGGTTATATAGCAACTGCTCAAACTGAACCGATTCGTATTGACGGTCACCCATTTAACGATTTGGTAATGACACGTACACCTGCAAACAGATGGGGAGAACCAGAAGATGTAGGTAATGCTTCATTATTCTTAGCTTCTAAAGCAGCAGATTTTGTTAATGGACAAGTTTTATATGTTGATGGAGGAATCCTTGCAAACTTTGGTTATGTAAAAGGAGAGAATGAAATTTAA
- the bglX gene encoding beta-glucosidase BglX, whose protein sequence is MKNRTLLTLISFFFLFSCSKKEVKKDFIEDLISKMTLQEKAGQLNLIPTTGFNKTDSVHLWIKKGLVGHVQKSIGVKNNYELQKIAVENSRLGIPLLFQEDIIHGYKTIAPVPLAEASSWDLAAIRKSAAIAAREASSAGIHLTFAPMVDIARDPRWGRILEGAGEDVYLGSLIAAARVKGFQESNKENSNILATVKHFVGYGASLAGRDYNILDFSERELRETHLPPFKAAIDAGVSSVMTAYSAYDGVPLVANNFLLKDVLRDELKFKGLVMTDWETVGNLVKTGIAKNDTIATKMSLLAGNDIDMSTKKYVNLLPEMVRKGIISEAVLNNSVRNVLLLKQKAGLFKDPYAYFNEEREAKELLSEENIQATKEMAVKSMVLLKNKNNLLPLLKKKQRIAIIGPFAKAQKDLLGWWSSQGNPNDVVSIFAGIKKRVPQTSTISYAQGCIVEDFEIKGVEMIADAVRAANNADVIVLALGEKEWMSGEGGGTASLLLPGAQQQLLDAVAKTGKPIITLIVSGRPYVLTDVVKKSTAVLQVWMPGTTGGTAVAEILFGDYNPSGKLTVTFPFHQGQVPIYYNYKKTSHSFNAGPKNNRYTTTHRDITSDPLFPFGFGLSYNSYSYKNLKLDKTTMNKNDSIKVSVDVTNKGKYNGREIVQLYIHDKVCSVTRPVKELKDFLSLELKPNETKTATFYITSDKLRFIGLDYKTTIEEGAFEVFVGKNSSDTSKLDFWLE, encoded by the coding sequence ATGAAAAATAGAACACTACTTACTTTAATTTCTTTTTTCTTCCTTTTTTCTTGTTCTAAAAAAGAAGTAAAGAAAGATTTTATAGAAGATTTAATTTCAAAAATGACACTTCAAGAAAAAGCAGGACAGTTAAATTTAATTCCAACAACAGGTTTTAATAAAACTGATTCAGTTCACCTTTGGATTAAAAAAGGATTGGTTGGTCATGTACAAAAATCGATAGGAGTTAAAAATAATTATGAACTGCAAAAAATTGCAGTAGAAAACTCAAGATTGGGTATTCCGTTGCTGTTTCAAGAAGATATAATTCATGGTTATAAAACCATAGCACCAGTTCCTTTAGCAGAAGCATCTAGTTGGGATTTGGCAGCAATTAGAAAATCGGCAGCGATTGCAGCAAGAGAAGCATCATCCGCAGGAATCCATTTAACATTTGCGCCAATGGTAGATATTGCAAGAGATCCTAGATGGGGAAGAATTTTAGAAGGAGCAGGAGAAGATGTTTATTTAGGAAGTTTAATTGCTGCAGCTAGAGTAAAAGGATTTCAAGAATCTAATAAAGAAAATAGCAATATTCTAGCAACCGTAAAACATTTTGTTGGTTATGGAGCTTCTTTAGCTGGTAGAGATTATAATATTTTAGATTTTTCAGAAAGAGAGTTAAGAGAGACCCATTTACCTCCTTTTAAAGCAGCAATTGATGCTGGTGTATCTAGTGTAATGACCGCATATTCTGCTTATGATGGAGTGCCTTTAGTAGCAAATAATTTTTTATTGAAAGATGTTTTAAGAGATGAACTAAAATTTAAAGGTTTAGTAATGACAGATTGGGAAACGGTTGGTAATTTAGTGAAAACAGGAATTGCGAAAAATGATACCATTGCTACAAAAATGTCTTTATTAGCAGGGAATGATATCGATATGTCTACTAAAAAATATGTGAATTTACTTCCAGAAATGGTGAGAAAAGGAATTATTTCTGAAGCTGTTTTAAATAATTCGGTAAGAAACGTATTGTTGTTAAAACAAAAAGCGGGTCTTTTTAAAGATCCTTATGCGTATTTTAATGAAGAACGAGAAGCTAAAGAACTTTTATCCGAAGAAAACATACAAGCAACAAAAGAGATGGCTGTAAAAAGTATGGTGCTTTTAAAAAATAAGAATAACCTTTTACCACTTTTAAAGAAGAAACAAAGAATTGCAATTATTGGTCCTTTTGCAAAAGCACAAAAAGATTTATTAGGTTGGTGGTCTAGTCAAGGTAACCCAAATGATGTTGTTTCTATTTTTGCTGGAATTAAAAAGAGAGTTCCACAAACCTCAACTATTTCTTATGCTCAAGGTTGTATTGTAGAAGATTTTGAAATAAAAGGAGTAGAAATGATTGCTGACGCTGTAAGAGCTGCTAATAATGCGGATGTTATAGTATTAGCCTTAGGAGAAAAAGAATGGATGAGTGGAGAAGGAGGAGGTACAGCATCTTTGCTTTTACCAGGAGCGCAACAACAATTATTAGATGCAGTTGCAAAAACAGGAAAACCAATTATTACCTTAATTGTTTCTGGAAGACCTTATGTTTTAACAGATGTTGTAAAAAAATCTACCGCTGTTTTACAAGTTTGGATGCCAGGAACTACAGGTGGTACAGCAGTTGCTGAAATTTTGTTTGGAGATTATAATCCTTCAGGGAAATTAACGGTTACTTTTCCTTTTCATCAGGGGCAAGTTCCTATTTATTATAATTATAAGAAAACCAGTCATTCTTTTAATGCAGGACCTAAGAATAATAGATATACAACAACTCATAGAGATATTACTTCTGATCCATTATTCCCTTTTGGTTTTGGATTAAGTTACAATAGTTATTCTTACAAAAATTTAAAGCTTGATAAAACTACAATGAATAAAAATGATAGTATAAAAGTTTCTGTTGATGTTACTAATAAAGGAAAATACAACGGAAGAGAAATTGTACAATTATATATTCATGATAAAGTTTGTTCGGTAACAAGACCAGTAAAAGAATTAAAAGACTTCTTAAGTTTAGAACTTAAACCAAATGAAACGAAAACGGCTACTTTTTATATTACCTCAGATAAATTAAGGTTTATAGGTCTTGATTATAAAACAACAATTGAAGAAGGAGCGTTTGAAGTTTTTGTTGGTAAGAATTCTTCTGATACTTCTAAACTAGACTTTTGGTTAGAATAA
- a CDS encoding zinc-binding dehydrogenase, translating into MKATQYEGNKTFSVIDKEIAAPEQGEVRIKVAYVGVCGTDVHIYHGMMDKRVNTPETIGHEMSGVIDAVGEGVTGFSVGEKVVVRPLDDRKVKASDKGFNHICEELKFIGIDSPGAMQQYWNVPAFTLHKLKDTTDLKLAALIEPLSVATHDVRLSGLVKGETAVVLGGGPIGLLVGLVAKEVGADVIISEVNPKRIAKAKELGFDAVSPIDIDLVEYVREKTDGRLADVVFEVAGVQPALDVMTEVAGIRGRILMVAIHGEKKPIDLFKFFWKELKLIGARVYEKEDYEKSIQLITANELPFIDMITDVQPLSNIQQVFENIDNNPDGMKVLMDCSL; encoded by the coding sequence ATGAAAGCAACACAATATGAAGGTAATAAAACCTTTAGTGTTATAGACAAGGAAATCGCAGCTCCAGAACAAGGTGAAGTAAGAATTAAAGTAGCTTATGTAGGAGTTTGTGGTACAGATGTACATATCTATCATGGAATGATGGATAAACGAGTAAATACACCAGAAACTATTGGCCATGAAATGTCTGGAGTAATTGATGCTGTGGGAGAAGGTGTTACTGGTTTTTCAGTTGGTGAAAAAGTAGTTGTTCGTCCGTTAGATGACAGAAAAGTAAAAGCATCAGACAAAGGTTTTAATCACATCTGTGAGGAATTAAAATTTATTGGAATTGATAGCCCAGGAGCAATGCAACAATATTGGAATGTTCCTGCATTTACACTTCACAAGTTAAAAGATACTACCGATTTAAAATTAGCAGCATTAATAGAACCTTTATCTGTAGCAACTCATGATGTTCGCTTAAGCGGATTAGTAAAAGGAGAAACTGCAGTTGTTTTAGGTGGTGGTCCAATAGGATTATTAGTTGGTTTAGTAGCTAAAGAAGTTGGTGCAGATGTAATTATTTCTGAAGTAAACCCAAAACGTATTGCAAAAGCAAAAGAATTAGGTTTTGATGCTGTAAGTCCAATAGATATTGATTTAGTGGAATATGTAAGAGAAAAAACTGACGGACGTTTAGCAGATGTTGTTTTTGAAGTTGCAGGAGTTCAACCCGCATTAGATGTAATGACTGAAGTTGCAGGTATTAGAGGTAGAATTTTGATGGTTGCAATTCATGGTGAGAAAAAACCGATTGATTTATTTAAATTTTTCTGGAAAGAATTAAAATTAATTGGAGCAAGAGTTTATGAAAAAGAAGATTATGAAAAATCGATCCAATTAATCACTGCAAATGAGTTGCCTTTCATCGATATGATTACTGATGTGCAGCCTTTAAGTAACATTCAACAAGTTTTTGAAAACATAGACAATAATCCTGACGGAATGAAAGTACTAATGGATTGTAGTTTATAA